The region ATGAGCGAACAGTACACCGGATGGCCAATTTCCGCCGCCAGCCCGCCCGCGAGGAACGCAACAATTGCCAGCAGACGTTTCATGCGTCTTCCACCACAGAGAGACTCGCGCCGTCGGCCACGGCAGCGTCGAGCGCATAAGGATCGACACCTGCCAGGCAACCGATATTGACCCGCCAGAGCTTCGGGTCCTTGCGTGTCTGATGGAACGGATAGATTCCGCAATGTTTGCAGAAGTAGTGTTTTGCCACGCGGGTATTGAACTGATACAGCGTGAGCGCGTCTTCGCCGCTCAGAATCTTCAGTTCGTGCGTGGCGAACGTGGGACTCATCAATGCGCCCTTACGGCGGCACAGGCTGCAATTGCAACGCGCCGCGGGAACGACGGCGGTGCGGACTTCGAATTTGACGGCCCCACAGTGACAGGACCCATGCAATGTATCGGCGCTCATATGGCTCTCCGCGTTGAGGTGACGTCCGCTTTATAGCGCAACGCCTGCGTCGGTTTGTGTCGCAATGTATCTGGACGCTGTACAGATACAAAACATTGCACACGCCCGGCATGACGGACACAAGCCAGATACGTCCGGACGTTCCAATGCAGCCATGCCAATCACAGGAACGCCCATCGTGCACAACCTCCTCGAAACGCCGCTCTCGTTGCTGGCCGGGCTGCTCACCATTGCTTCGCCCTGCATCCTCCCGGTGATGCCGATTCTGCTCGGCACCTCCGTCGACCGTCCCGACCGTACGCGGCCGCTTTTCATCATGGCCGGCTTCATTCTGACATTCGCGACCTTCGCGATGATGCTGGGCGCGGTTTCCAGCACGGTTCACGTGGCGCAAGAGGCGCTACGCGACACCGCCCTCGCGTTGTTGGCACTGTTTGGCCTGCTGCGCCTGTGGCCTCGCCCCTACGAGTGGCTAGTGGCGCGCATCGTGCAGCCCGTGTACGAAAAGCTGGTCAACGCAACCGGCATTCAGCCCCCTGGCGGTAATGCGGGTGGCTTCGTGCTCGGCATGTCGCTGGGCGCGGTATGGACG is a window of Paraburkholderia sp. IMGN_8 DNA encoding:
- a CDS encoding GFA family protein gives rise to the protein MSADTLHGSCHCGAVKFEVRTAVVPAARCNCSLCRRKGALMSPTFATHELKILSGEDALTLYQFNTRVAKHYFCKHCGIYPFHQTRKDPKLWRVNIGCLAGVDPYALDAAVADGASLSVVEDA
- a CDS encoding cytochrome c biogenesis CcdA family protein, translating into MHNLLETPLSLLAGLLTIASPCILPVMPILLGTSVDRPDRTRPLFIMAGFILTFATFAMMLGAVSSTVHVAQEALRDTALALLALFGLLRLWPRPYEWLVARIVQPVYEKLVNATGIQPPGGNAGGFVLGMSLGAVWTPCAGPVLASILVLVVKAQDLKWSALLLTLYAIGAAIPMLAIIYGGQYMTRHIRLVARHAQRLQQLFGVLVMLTALAIYLQYDVLAYAWISTFFPSLKGL